The following coding sequences are from one Pasteurellaceae bacterium RH1A window:
- the glyA gene encoding serine hydroxymethyltransferase (catalyzes the reaction of glycine with 5,10-methylenetetrahydrofolate to form L-serine and tetrahydrofolate), producing the protein MLRRDMNIKDFDPVLWQAIQDENRRQEEHIELIASENYASPRVMEAQGSQLTNKYAEGYPGKRYYGGCEYADIVEQLAIDRAKELFGADYANVQPHSGSQANAAVYMALLQPHDTILGMSLAHGGHLTHGASVSFSGKIYNAVQYGITAEGFIDYEDVRQKALECKPKMIVAGFSAYSQVVDWAKMREIADEVGAYLFVDMAHVAGLIAAGVYPSPVPHAHIVTTTTHKTLAGPRGGLILSNAKDEELYKKLQSAVFPAGQGGPLVHVIAAKAVCFKEALEPEYKVYQQQVVKNAKAMVKVFNERGYNVVSKGTENHLFLVDLVSHGLTGKAADAALGRANITVNKNAVPNDPQKPFITSGIRVGTPSVTRRGFKEAEVEQLAGWMCDVLDSINKDNHEEVIAATKAKVLDICARLPVYP; encoded by the coding sequence ATGTTAAGACGTGACATGAACATCAAAGATTTCGATCCTGTTTTGTGGCAGGCCATTCAAGACGAAAACCGTCGCCAAGAAGAGCATATTGAGCTTATCGCCTCTGAAAACTATGCCAGCCCACGTGTGATGGAAGCCCAGGGCTCTCAACTCACCAATAAATATGCCGAAGGCTACCCAGGCAAGCGTTACTATGGTGGTTGTGAATATGCCGACATCGTTGAGCAATTAGCCATCGACCGTGCCAAAGAATTATTCGGTGCCGACTACGCCAATGTGCAGCCGCACTCAGGCTCTCAAGCTAATGCAGCCGTGTATATGGCCCTACTTCAACCACACGATACCATTTTAGGCATGAGCCTGGCCCACGGCGGCCACTTAACCCACGGAGCATCGGTCAGCTTCTCAGGCAAGATCTATAATGCGGTGCAATACGGTATCACGGCTGAAGGCTTTATTGACTATGAAGACGTGCGTCAAAAAGCCCTTGAGTGCAAGCCAAAAATGATCGTGGCAGGCTTCTCGGCCTATTCACAAGTGGTGGATTGGGCCAAAATGCGTGAAATCGCAGACGAAGTCGGTGCTTATCTCTTCGTTGATATGGCCCACGTTGCAGGCTTGATTGCCGCAGGCGTTTACCCAAGCCCAGTGCCACACGCCCACATCGTGACCACAACTACCCACAAAACCCTTGCAGGCCCACGTGGTGGTTTGATCTTGTCTAATGCCAAAGACGAAGAACTCTACAAAAAACTCCAAAGTGCCGTTTTCCCAGCCGGCCAAGGCGGCCCATTGGTGCATGTGATTGCTGCCAAAGCCGTTTGCTTTAAAGAAGCCCTCGAGCCAGAGTACAAGGTTTATCAACAACAAGTGGTCAAAAACGCCAAGGCCATGGTTAAGGTCTTTAACGAGCGTGGCTACAATGTGGTGTCTAAAGGCACTGAAAACCACCTCTTCTTGGTGGACTTGGTCAGCCACGGTTTAACGGGTAAGGCTGCTGATGCTGCCCTAGGCCGTGCCAATATCACCGTAAACAAAAATGCCGTGCCAAACGACCCACAAAAACCGTTCATTACGTCAGGCATCCGTGTTGGCACCCCATCCGTCACCCGCCGTGGCTTTAAGGAAGCAGAAGTGGAGCAGCTTGCAGGCTGGATGTGTGATGTGTTAGACAGCATCAACAAGGACAACCACGAAGAAGTGATCGCCGCCACCAAGGCCAAGGTCTTAGACATCTGCGCTCGCTTGCCAGTTTATCCATAA
- a CDS encoding FMN-binding protein MioC produces the protein MNKICLITGSTLGGAEYVADHLVEVLGQQGFETELHNNASLADIDPQTPLIVVSSTHGAGELPDNIQPLFAQIEQGELDFSALKFGVVGLGSSDYDTFCNAVNIIEQTLQAKGATLVCPSCRIDVVNNFDNDATAEEWLPNFLANL, from the coding sequence ATGAACAAAATTTGCCTTATCACTGGCTCCACCCTGGGCGGTGCCGAATATGTGGCCGATCACCTGGTTGAAGTCTTAGGCCAACAGGGCTTTGAAACCGAACTCCACAACAATGCCAGCCTGGCGGACATTGACCCGCAAACTCCGTTGATTGTGGTTAGCTCCACCCATGGCGCGGGCGAGCTGCCTGATAATATCCAGCCCCTCTTTGCTCAAATTGAACAAGGCGAGCTAGACTTCTCTGCCCTCAAATTTGGCGTGGTGGGCCTGGGCAGTTCGGACTACGACACCTTCTGCAATGCGGTCAATATCATCGAACAAACCCTCCAAGCCAAGGGGGCGACCTTGGTTTGCCCATCCTGCCGCATTGATGTAGTCAATAATTTCGACAACGATGCGACAGCTGAAGAATGGCTGCCGAATTTTCTGGCCAACTTGTAG
- a CDS encoding Holliday junction DNA helicase RuvB, translated as MIEADRIISGTAKREDEAIDRAIRPKMLADYVGQPSVREQMAIFIEAARKRQDALDHLLIFGPPGLGKTTLANIVANEMGVNIRTTSGPVLEKAGDLAAMLTNLEPYDVLFIDEIHRLSPAIEEVLYPAMEDYQLDIMIGEGPAARSIKLDLPPFTLIGATTRVGSLTSPLRDRFGIVQRLEFYSVADLTSIVSRSAACLGLELSPEGANEIARRSRGTPRIANRLLRRVRDYADVRNNGVISSAIAQAALTMLDVDHEGFDFMDRKLLLAVIERFDGGPVGLDNLAAAIGEERDTIEDVLEPYLIQQGFLQRTPRGRIATSRTYGHFGLVQAD; from the coding sequence GTGATCGAAGCAGACAGAATTATCAGTGGCACAGCTAAGCGGGAAGATGAAGCCATCGACCGAGCCATCCGCCCCAAAATGCTGGCCGACTATGTGGGCCAGCCCTCCGTGCGGGAGCAAATGGCTATCTTTATCGAGGCTGCCCGCAAGCGTCAGGACGCTCTGGATCATCTCCTCATCTTCGGCCCGCCAGGCCTGGGCAAAACTACCTTGGCCAATATCGTGGCCAATGAAATGGGGGTCAATATCCGCACCACCTCCGGCCCTGTGCTAGAGAAAGCGGGCGACCTGGCGGCCATGCTGACCAATCTTGAACCTTACGATGTGCTCTTTATTGATGAGATCCACCGCCTCTCACCGGCCATTGAAGAAGTGCTTTACCCCGCCATGGAAGACTACCAGCTGGATATTATGATCGGTGAAGGCCCAGCGGCCCGCTCCATCAAGCTGGATCTGCCACCCTTTACCCTGATCGGGGCCACCACCCGTGTAGGATCCCTGACCTCGCCACTGCGAGATCGGTTCGGTATTGTCCAACGCCTGGAATTTTATTCGGTGGCCGACCTGACCTCCATCGTCAGCCGCAGTGCCGCCTGCTTGGGGCTAGAACTTTCGCCAGAAGGGGCCAATGAAATCGCCCGCCGCTCCCGTGGCACGCCCCGCATTGCCAACCGCCTCCTGCGCCGGGTGCGGGACTATGCCGATGTGCGTAATAACGGCGTGATTTCCTCCGCCATCGCCCAAGCTGCCCTGACCATGCTAGATGTTGATCACGAAGGTTTTGACTTTATGGACAGAAAACTGCTCTTGGCCGTGATTGAACGCTTTGACGGCGGCCCGGTCGGCCTAGACAATCTGGCCGCTGCCATTGGGGAAGAACGGGATACCATTGAAGATGTGTTGGAGCCTTATCTTATCCAACAAGGCTTCCTACAACGCACCCCTCGGGGCCGAATTGCCACCAGCCGAACCTATGGGCATTTTGGCCTGGTACAAGCGGATTAA
- a CDS encoding osmotically-inducible protein OsmY: MLKKMILVLSLVALQGCITTAVVTTAAVATKVATDPRSAGRQIDDETLEEKVSFNLGKDAELSQSGRINVVAYNGNVLLIGQVPSEGAKESARNIAAGVEGVNNVYNEIRIGQPIGFAQISKDSWITTQAKSKLLISSEVKTTDVKVITENGEVFLMGNVTRTAAEAASNNVRNISGVTRVITAFSYIQ, from the coding sequence ATGTTAAAGAAAATGATCCTAGTGCTTAGCCTAGTTGCCCTCCAGGGCTGTATTACTACGGCCGTTGTGACCACTGCCGCCGTGGCCACCAAGGTTGCGACCGACCCACGTTCGGCTGGCCGTCAGATTGATGATGAAACCCTGGAAGAAAAGGTTTCCTTCAACCTGGGTAAGGATGCGGAACTCAGCCAGTCTGGCCGTATCAATGTAGTGGCTTATAATGGCAATGTGCTCTTGATTGGCCAGGTGCCAAGCGAGGGAGCCAAAGAAAGTGCGCGCAATATCGCCGCAGGCGTGGAAGGGGTCAATAATGTCTATAACGAAATTCGTATTGGCCAGCCCATTGGCTTTGCCCAAATCAGCAAGGACAGTTGGATAACTACTCAAGCCAAGTCCAAGCTGCTTATCAGCAGTGAAGTCAAAACCACTGATGTTAAGGTGATCACCGAGAATGGCGAGGTCTTCCTCATGGGCAATGTCACCCGCACGGCTGCGGAAGCTGCCTCCAACAATGTGCGTAACATTAGCGGCGTAACCCGTGTTATCACGGCCTTCTCCTATATTCAATAG
- a CDS encoding SIS domain-containing protein: MLEKIQNRFAESIQIQIASAEMLPKSLSQAAEKMVACLLGGNKILVCGHGRSYANAQLLVSHLAYRYDLARPSFAAILLNFDGVLATSVVQDGLSDELHAIYKKQLQAVAKTGDLLVVFSPFGNEEAVLSTLHAAVDEELGVLAFTSSHNDHTSGLLREGDIEIAIPSSSEMRIIEGHQFSLNLLCELVDHLLFSQ, translated from the coding sequence ATGTTAGAAAAAATCCAAAACCGCTTTGCCGAGAGCATTCAAATTCAAATTGCCTCCGCAGAAATGCTGCCCAAGTCCCTAAGCCAGGCGGCCGAAAAAATGGTGGCCTGCCTCTTGGGGGGCAATAAGATCCTGGTTTGTGGGCATGGCCGTTCCTATGCCAATGCCCAGCTCTTGGTCAGCCACTTGGCCTACCGATACGATCTGGCCCGCCCAAGTTTTGCAGCTATCTTGCTCAACTTTGATGGGGTCTTGGCCACCAGTGTAGTACAAGACGGCCTCTCTGATGAGCTGCATGCCATCTATAAAAAACAGCTCCAGGCTGTGGCCAAAACTGGCGATCTGCTGGTGGTTTTTTCCCCCTTCGGCAATGAAGAGGCCGTACTCAGCACCCTACATGCCGCCGTGGATGAAGAATTGGGCGTGCTTGCCTTTACCAGTAGCCATAATGATCACACCTCAGGCCTGCTTCGGGAGGGCGATATTGAAATTGCCATTCCCTCTAGTAGTGAGATGCGGATCATCGAAGGCCACCAATTTAGCTTAAATTTACTATGCGAATTGGTCGATCATCTGCTATTCTCCCAATAA
- a CDS encoding YraN family protein → MRSQGAVFEAKARQFLEAQGLRFVAANQTFKCGELDLIMQAGRTWVFVEVRQRKSARFGSAVESISYAKQQKWLKAANLWLARQQQSLDTADCRFDVVAFDGDKPPVWIPNFLG, encoded by the coding sequence ATGCGTAGTCAGGGGGCGGTTTTTGAGGCCAAGGCTCGCCAGTTTTTAGAAGCTCAAGGCCTGCGTTTTGTGGCTGCTAATCAAACTTTTAAGTGTGGCGAGCTAGATCTCATCATGCAGGCTGGCCGCACCTGGGTCTTTGTTGAGGTACGCCAGCGTAAGTCGGCCCGCTTTGGTTCGGCCGTGGAAAGCATCAGTTATGCCAAGCAGCAGAAGTGGCTTAAGGCGGCTAACCTCTGGTTGGCCCGCCAGCAACAAAGCCTGGATACAGCCGATTGCCGTTTTGATGTGGTGGCTTTTGATGGTGATAAGCCGCCTGTTTGGATTCCTAATTTTTTAGGCTAA
- a CDS encoding penicillin-binding protein, whose protein sequence is MSKNPSIVVQTSRKLKTVFLPSALALFLSACVDTSSFFKNEITESLKNEAYATSEFYVNKANQATKLEDQQSYRLLAIRKLLDENKLQEAQFMFEELSPNLAELQKNLIQKTEYDLLSAQLAVAKKQVSRAEGLLKQVNLAQLSQAQQARFYQTQAKLAELKKDVIEAVRARSMMDNFLTDTRARQENNDQIWALLRNANRGMLAGTQPRAGEVALAGWLALISTYNNHLSNPAQIPQAIQTWKGQYPNHSAAILLPTELQNASSFQQTNVNSMALLLPLSGDGKILSDIIKQGFNDAKGDDSTAIQFFDTDSAPVPSLLAQAKQQGAQAIVGPLFKPRIDEMLASPEVNNINILALNSTPNVRAIAQVCYYGLSPEAEAKAGAERIFQENRNHVIVIAPNGDFGQRSSEAFANRWRQLTNNDAEVRFYNEAFEVVTHLQNGGAKQGTAVYLLGNANQVLEAKQTLDNSELAGQLAIYSSSRSHSPNSGIDFFTTMEGVKFSEIPLLADKDSETYQKAESNAQGDYSMMRLYAMGSDAWALARNFNEFRQIPGYKVSGLTGILTAGTNCNIERTMTWLEYRGGSVQVAP, encoded by the coding sequence ATGTCAAAGAATCCGTCTATTGTAGTACAAACTTCTCGTAAGTTGAAAACCGTTTTTCTCCCGTCTGCCCTGGCCTTGTTTTTATCTGCCTGTGTGGACACCTCCAGCTTCTTTAAAAATGAAATCACTGAGAGCCTCAAAAACGAGGCCTATGCTACCTCTGAGTTCTATGTTAATAAGGCCAATCAGGCGACCAAATTAGAAGATCAGCAAAGCTACCGTCTCTTAGCTATTCGTAAGCTCTTAGACGAAAACAAGCTGCAAGAAGCCCAGTTTATGTTTGAGGAACTCTCGCCAAACCTAGCAGAACTTCAGAAAAACCTAATCCAAAAGACCGAATATGATTTACTTTCCGCCCAATTAGCCGTGGCCAAAAAGCAGGTTAGCCGAGCAGAAGGCTTGCTCAAGCAGGTTAATCTGGCTCAACTTAGCCAGGCCCAACAGGCCCGTTTTTACCAAACCCAAGCCAAGTTGGCTGAACTCAAAAAAGATGTGATTGAGGCCGTGCGGGCCAGAAGTATGATGGATAATTTCCTGACTGACACCCGTGCTCGCCAGGAAAACAACGACCAAATTTGGGCCCTCTTGCGTAATGCCAACCGTGGTATGCTGGCCGGTACCCAACCTCGTGCAGGCGAAGTAGCCTTGGCAGGTTGGCTGGCTCTGATTAGCACTTACAATAATCACCTGTCCAACCCAGCTCAAATTCCTCAGGCCATCCAAACCTGGAAGGGCCAATACCCTAACCACAGTGCAGCCATTTTACTGCCAACTGAACTGCAAAACGCCTCTAGCTTCCAGCAGACCAATGTGAATTCCATGGCCCTGCTCCTGCCCCTCAGTGGCGATGGCAAGATCTTAAGTGACATCATCAAGCAAGGCTTTAACGATGCCAAGGGCGATGACAGCACAGCCATTCAGTTCTTTGATACTGACTCCGCCCCTGTGCCATCCCTGCTTGCCCAGGCCAAGCAACAAGGCGCACAAGCCATTGTTGGGCCACTCTTTAAGCCACGCATTGATGAAATGTTGGCCAGCCCAGAGGTCAATAACATCAATATCTTAGCCCTTAACTCCACCCCGAACGTGCGAGCCATTGCCCAAGTTTGCTACTATGGTCTTTCACCTGAAGCCGAAGCCAAGGCCGGGGCAGAGCGGATTTTCCAAGAAAACCGCAACCATGTGATTGTGATTGCCCCGAATGGTGATTTTGGCCAGCGTTCATCTGAAGCCTTTGCCAACCGCTGGCGCCAGCTAACCAATAACGATGCCGAAGTCCGCTTCTATAATGAAGCCTTTGAGGTGGTCACTCACCTGCAAAATGGTGGAGCCAAACAGGGAACAGCGGTCTATTTATTGGGCAATGCTAATCAGGTCTTAGAAGCCAAACAAACCCTGGATAATTCAGAATTAGCAGGCCAATTAGCCATTTACTCCTCCTCTCGCAGCCACTCGCCAAACAGCGGCATTGACTTCTTCACCACCATGGAAGGGGTCAAGTTCAGTGAAATCCCGCTCTTGGCTGACAAGGACTCAGAAACCTACCAAAAAGCTGAAAGCAATGCCCAGGGCGACTATTCCATGATGCGTCTCTATGCCATGGGATCGGACGCCTGGGCCTTGGCGCGCAACTTTAACGAGTTCCGCCAAATTCCAGGCTATAAGGTATCTGGCCTCACGGGTATCCTGACCGCAGGCACCAACTGCAATATTGAGCGTACCATGACCTGGTTGGAATATCGTGGTGGTTCAGTCCAGGTTGCCCCTTAA
- a CDS encoding 16S rRNA (cytidine(1402)-2'-O)-methyltransferase, producing MINGQNATKQGKLYIVATPIGNLADLSQRALDTLAQVDLIAAEDTRHSGLLLSHYGLKKPFFALHDHNEQQRAAHLVEKLAAGQNIALISDAGTPLISDPGFHLVRHCRQAGLKVVPIPGACAAITALCASGIASDRFCFEGFLPAKTKARLDKLNNLANEPRTLIFYESTHRILDTLEDMQTALGADRYVVMARELTKTWETIHGDELGNLIDWLKADHNRIKGEIVLVVEGKPETDEEGFSPQAVKLLQLLTNDLPLKKAATIVAETFGYKKNALYQYGLEHLSD from the coding sequence ATGATAAACGGACAAAATGCAACCAAACAAGGCAAATTATACATCGTGGCCACCCCCATCGGTAACCTGGCTGACCTGAGCCAACGGGCCTTAGACACCCTGGCCCAAGTGGATTTAATCGCCGCCGAAGACACCCGCCACAGCGGCCTTTTACTTAGCCACTACGGCCTGAAAAAGCCCTTTTTTGCCCTGCACGATCACAATGAACAGCAGCGGGCAGCCCATTTGGTGGAAAAGTTAGCCGCTGGCCAAAATATTGCCTTGATTTCCGATGCCGGCACCCCGCTTATCAGCGACCCAGGCTTCCACCTAGTCCGCCACTGCCGCCAGGCCGGCCTCAAGGTGGTACCCATTCCTGGTGCCTGTGCGGCCATCACCGCCCTTTGTGCTTCGGGTATAGCTTCAGACCGCTTTTGCTTTGAAGGGTTCTTGCCAGCCAAAACAAAAGCCCGTTTGGACAAGTTAAACAACTTGGCCAACGAACCTCGCACCCTGATTTTTTACGAGTCCACCCACCGCATTTTAGACACCCTTGAGGATATGCAAACCGCCCTAGGGGCAGATCGCTATGTGGTCATGGCCCGGGAGCTGACCAAAACCTGGGAAACCATTCACGGCGATGAATTGGGCAATTTAATTGACTGGCTCAAGGCCGATCACAACCGCATCAAGGGCGAGATTGTCTTAGTGGTGGAGGGCAAGCCTGAAACAGACGAGGAAGGTTTCAGCCCACAAGCGGTTAAATTATTGCAACTTTTAACAAATGACCTGCCCCTGAAAAAAGCCGCCACCATTGTGGCCGAAACCTTTGGCTATAAGAAAAATGCTCTTTATCAGTATGGGCTTGAGCATTTAAGTGATTGA
- a CDS encoding 30S ribosomal protein S20: MANIKSAKKRAVQSEKRRQHNASQRSMMRTYIKKVYAAVAKGDKAAAQTAFVEMQKVVDRMASKGLIHANKAANHKSKLVAQIKKLAA, from the coding sequence TTGGCTAATATCAAGTCAGCAAAAAAACGCGCGGTTCAATCTGAAAAACGCCGTCAACACAACGCAAGCCAACGCTCAATGATGCGTACTTACATCAAAAAAGTTTACGCAGCTGTAGCAAAAGGTGATAAGGCAGCAGCCCAAACTGCATTCGTTGAAATGCAAAAAGTGGTAGACCGTATGGCGTCTAAAGGTTTGATCCACGCAAACAAAGCAGCAAACCACAAATCTAAATTAGTAGCTCAAATCAAAAAATTAGCTGCCTAA
- a CDS encoding murein biosynthesis integral membrane protein MurJ, with translation MSKKLLKSGILVSGLTLVSRILGLVRDVVVATLLGTSFAADVFLFANRIPNFLRRLFAEGAFSKAFVPVLAEYNADNDLNKTREFIAKVSGTLGGLVTIVTLIGVVGSPIVAALFGTGWFVDWLKDGPDAQKFEQASFLLKITFPYLWFITFVALAGAVLNTIGKFGVMAFSPVLLNVAIIAVAIWGSPYVSSPDVALAAGVFLGGLLQFLFQIPFMKKEGLLVKPQWAWRDEGVAKVRKLMIPALFGVSVTQLNLLINQIIASFLVTGSISWLYYADRLIEFPLGLFGIAISTVVLPSLARIAKQKDLDDLARANHFRQTMDWGVRMVLLLGIPAMVGIAVLAEPLVMTMFMRGKFQLTDVVASAQALFIMCFGLNSYMLISILANGFYARQNTKTPVKIGIIATISNICFGVLAIPFGYLGLAMASALSALVNASLLYRQLAKEQVYVVTSKTAIFVLKLLIAACLMGALVSYFSPDLAGWASLSLWGKIHWLIWLIVVAAVSYFGSLAALGIRKRDFSAA, from the coding sequence TTGAGTAAGAAACTTTTAAAATCAGGGATCTTAGTCAGTGGCCTGACCCTGGTTTCTCGTATTTTAGGCCTGGTGCGGGATGTGGTGGTGGCCACGCTCTTGGGCACCAGCTTTGCCGCCGATGTCTTTTTATTTGCCAACCGCATTCCCAACTTCCTCCGCCGCCTCTTTGCCGAAGGGGCCTTTTCCAAGGCCTTTGTGCCGGTCTTGGCCGAATACAATGCCGATAACGACCTCAACAAGACCCGGGAATTTATCGCCAAGGTATCCGGCACCCTGGGCGGTTTAGTGACCATCGTCACCCTGATTGGGGTAGTCGGTTCGCCCATTGTGGCCGCCCTCTTTGGCACGGGTTGGTTTGTGGACTGGCTCAAGGACGGCCCCGATGCCCAGAAGTTTGAACAGGCCTCCTTCCTGCTTAAAATTACCTTCCCCTACCTATGGTTTATCACCTTTGTGGCCCTGGCTGGGGCAGTGCTTAATACCATTGGTAAATTCGGGGTCATGGCCTTTTCGCCTGTGCTACTCAATGTCGCCATCATTGCCGTGGCCATTTGGGGCTCTCCCTATGTGTCCTCGCCGGATGTGGCCCTAGCGGCGGGTGTTTTCTTGGGCGGCCTGCTTCAGTTCCTCTTCCAAATTCCCTTTATGAAGAAAGAGGGGTTGCTGGTTAAGCCTCAATGGGCCTGGCGGGATGAGGGGGTAGCCAAGGTACGGAAACTCATGATCCCGGCCCTTTTTGGTGTGTCAGTCACCCAGCTCAACCTGCTGATTAACCAGATTATTGCCTCTTTCCTGGTCACAGGCTCCATCAGCTGGCTCTACTATGCCGACCGCCTGATTGAATTCCCCCTCGGCCTCTTTGGCATTGCCATTTCAACCGTGGTGCTGCCAAGTTTGGCCCGTATTGCCAAACAGAAGGATTTAGACGATCTAGCCCGAGCCAACCACTTCCGCCAAACCATGGACTGGGGCGTACGCATGGTGCTACTCCTAGGCATTCCAGCCATGGTGGGCATTGCCGTGCTGGCCGAACCCCTGGTCATGACCATGTTTATGCGGGGCAAATTCCAGCTGACCGATGTGGTGGCCTCGGCCCAGGCCCTCTTTATTATGTGTTTTGGCCTCAATTCCTATATGTTGATTAGCATTTTGGCCAACGGCTTCTATGCCCGCCAAAACACCAAAACCCCGGTCAAGATCGGGATTATCGCCACCATCAGCAATATCTGCTTTGGGGTGCTGGCTATCCCCTTTGGCTATTTGGGCCTGGCCATGGCCTCAGCCCTGTCAGCCCTGGTCAATGCCAGCCTGCTCTACCGCCAGTTGGCCAAGGAGCAGGTTTATGTGGTGACTAGCAAAACGGCCATTTTCGTCCTCAAACTCCTGATTGCCGCCTGCCTTATGGGGGCCCTGGTGTCTTATTTCTCGCCTGATTTGGCAGGCTGGGCCAGCTTGAGCCTGTGGGGCAAGATCCACTGGCTGATCTGGTTAATTGTGGTGGCAGCTGTTTCCTATTTTGGTTCGCTGGCCGCCCTTGGTATTCGCAAAAGAGATTTTAGTGCAGCATGA
- a CDS encoding protoporphyrinogen oxidase, translated as MKTLILYLSRDGQTAKIAQRLSQQIDHETEVLSLREQAVDFGQKLASADQIVIGASIRYGHFDPILEAFIKQYHEVLNSKPSAFFSVNLTARKANRNTPQTNVYTRKLLARIAWKPDLVEVIAGALFYPRYSFFDRFMIRFIMKITGGETDTSKEVEYTDWEQVARFATRLNDLRPNDLAD; from the coding sequence ATGAAAACCCTGATTTTATACCTCAGCCGTGATGGGCAAACGGCCAAGATTGCCCAGCGTTTAAGCCAGCAGATTGACCATGAAACCGAAGTATTATCGCTGCGGGAACAAGCGGTTGATTTTGGCCAAAAACTTGCAAGTGCCGATCAGATTGTGATCGGGGCTTCCATCCGCTATGGCCATTTCGACCCTATTTTAGAGGCCTTTATCAAGCAATATCACGAAGTCTTAAACAGCAAGCCCTCGGCCTTTTTTAGCGTTAATCTCACCGCCCGCAAGGCCAACCGCAACACGCCTCAAACCAATGTTTACACCCGTAAACTTCTGGCTCGGATTGCCTGGAAGCCCGATTTAGTGGAAGTGATAGCAGGGGCCCTTTTCTACCCCCGCTACAGCTTCTTTGACCGCTTTATGATCCGCTTTATTATGAAGATTACCGGCGGGGAAACAGATACCAGCAAGGAAGTGGAATATACCGATTGGGAACAAGTGGCCCGGTTTGCCACCCGTTTAAATGATCTTAGGCCAAATGATCTTGCTGATTAA
- a CDS encoding phosphoglycerate mutase, with protein sequence MALQLYLIRHGRTEWNLEGRLQGTGDSPLVEEGIEGAKRTGQALADIPFVACYSSLMKRAQDTANYIIGGRDIPHFHHKGLNEFHFGLWEGKKSVDLVDHPEYILFKTQPALYEAKASQGQRVEDLYKQATKALEEIIRLHQHQENANILIVSHGMTLTLLTAVLKGLPWQDFRDPERHAFVANTAINVARVEAGKIELVAFNQQDHLA encoded by the coding sequence ATGGCATTGCAGCTTTATTTAATTCGTCACGGCCGTACAGAATGGAACTTGGAAGGCCGGCTACAGGGCACGGGCGATTCGCCCTTGGTGGAAGAAGGGATCGAGGGTGCTAAACGCACAGGCCAGGCCCTGGCCGATATTCCTTTTGTGGCCTGCTATTCCAGCCTCATGAAGCGGGCCCAGGACACGGCTAACTACATTATTGGCGGGCGAGATATTCCCCATTTTCACCACAAGGGCCTGAACGAATTTCACTTTGGCCTGTGGGAGGGCAAGAAGTCAGTTGATTTGGTGGATCACCCTGAATACATTTTGTTCAAAACCCAACCTGCCCTTTATGAGGCCAAGGCCAGCCAGGGCCAGCGGGTGGAAGATCTCTACAAACAGGCGACCAAGGCCTTGGAGGAAATTATCCGCCTTCATCAACACCAAGAAAATGCCAATATTTTGATTGTTTCCCATGGCATGACCTTAACCCTGCTGACAGCCGTGCTGAAAGGCCTGCCTTGGCAGGATTTTCGGGATCCTGAACGCCATGCCTTTGTGGCCAACACGGCCATCAATGTAGCTCGGGTTGAGGCGGGGAAAATTGAGCTGGTGGCCTTTAATCAGCAAGATCATTTGGCCTAA